From one Anopheles cruzii chromosome 3, idAnoCruzAS_RS32_06, whole genome shotgun sequence genomic stretch:
- the LOC128273532 gene encoding troponin T, skeletal muscle isoform X6 translates to MSDDEEYSSEEEVVEETKEEQGDDPEFIKRQDQKRSDLDEQLKEYINEWRKQRAKEEDELKKLKDKQAKRKVSRAEEEQRMAQRKKEEEERRVREVEEKKQREIDEKRKRLEEAEKKRQAMLQAMKDKDKKGPNFTITKKDSNFGMSNAQMERNKTKEQLEEEKKISLSFRIKPLEVDGLSADTLRARATELWETIVKLETEKYDLEERQKRQDYDLKELKERQKQQLRHKALKKGLDPEALTGKYPPKIQVASKYERRVDTRSYDDKKKLFEGGYSAYYQEKINKKWSQRQELFMARTKTKLPKWFGERPGKKSGEPETPEGEDEVKPDDEEVEEVEEEVVEEVVEEEEEEEEEEEEEEEEEEEEEEE, encoded by the exons ATGTCTGACGATGAAGAGTATTC CTCGGAGGAGGAGGTCGTCGAGGAAACCAAAGAAGAACA gggAGACGATCCCGAGTTCATCAAGCGCCAGGACCAGAAGCGCTCAGACTTGGACGAACAGCTGAAGGAGTACATTAACGAGTGGCGCAAACAGCGAGCCAAGGAAGAGGATGAACTCAAGAAGCTCAAGGACAAACAGGCCAAGCGCAAGGTCTCGCGAGCGGAAGAGGAGCAGCGCATGGCTCAGCGCAAGAAGGAAGAAGAGGAGCGCCGCGTCCGGGAGGTCGAGGAGAAGAAGCAGCGCGAAATCGACGAGAAGAGGAAGCGTCTGGAAGAGGCCGAGAAGAAGCGTCAAGCTATGCTGCAGGCCATGAAAGACAAAGATAAGAAGGGACCGAACTTTACCATTACCAAGAAGGATAGCAAC TTCGGCATGTCCAACGCCCAGATGGAACGCAACAAGACTAAGGAAcagctggaggaggaaaagaaaatctcgCTCTCCTTCCGCATCAAGCCCCTGGAAGTCGACGGTCTGAGCGCCGATACGCTGCGCGCCCGTGCCACCGAGCTGTGGGAGACCATCGTCAAGCTGGAAACAGAAAAGTACGATCTGGAGGAAAGGCAAAAGCGTCAGGACTACGAC TTGAAAGAGTTGAAAGAAAGACAGAAGCAGCAGCTGAGACACAAGGCCTTGAAAAAGGGTCTAGATCCGGAAGCCCTCACCGGAAAGTACCCG CCCAAGATCCAGGTCGCCTCCAAATACGAACGTCGCGTCGATACCCGCTCCTACGACGACAAGAAGAAGCTGTTCGAGGGT GGCTACAGCGCGTATTATCAGGAGAAGATTAACAAAAAGTGGTCACAACGCCAGGAACTGTTTATGGCACGCACGAAGA CCAAACTTCCGAAGTGGTTCGGTGAGCGACCGGGCAAGAAGTCTGGCGAACCAGAAACCCCAGAAGGCGAGGACGAAGTCAAGCCTGACGATGAGGAAGTCGAGGAAGTGGAAGAGGAAGTCGTTGAGGAGGTG gtcgaagaagaagaagaagaagaagaagaagaggaagaagaggaagaagaagaagaagaagaagaagaagaataa
- the LOC128273532 gene encoding troponin T, skeletal muscle isoform X4, giving the protein MSDDEEYSSEEEVVEETKEEQPAAKSEGDDPEFIKRQDQKRSDLDEQLKEYINEWRKQRAKEEDELKKLKDKQAKRKVSRAEEEQRMAQRKKEEEERRVREVEEKKQREIDEKRKRLEEAEKKRQAMLQAMKDKDKKGPNFTITKKDSNFGMSNAQMERNKTKEQLEEEKKISLSFRIKPLEVDGLSADTLRARATELWETIVKLETEKYDLEERQKRQDYDLKELKERQKQQLRHKALKKGLDPEALTGKYPPKIQVASKYERRVDTRSYDDKKKLFEGGYSAYYQEKINKKWSQRQELFMARTKTKLPKWFGERPGKKSGEPETPEGEDEVKPDDEEVEEVEEEVVEEVVKEEEEEEEEEEEEEEEEEEEE; this is encoded by the exons ATGTCTGACGATGAAGAGTATTC CTCGGAGGAGGAGGTCGTCGAGGAAACCAAAGAAGAACA GCCGGCAGCTAAATCCGA gggAGACGATCCCGAGTTCATCAAGCGCCAGGACCAGAAGCGCTCAGACTTGGACGAACAGCTGAAGGAGTACATTAACGAGTGGCGCAAACAGCGAGCCAAGGAAGAGGATGAACTCAAGAAGCTCAAGGACAAACAGGCCAAGCGCAAGGTCTCGCGAGCGGAAGAGGAGCAGCGCATGGCTCAGCGCAAGAAGGAAGAAGAGGAGCGCCGCGTCCGGGAGGTCGAGGAGAAGAAGCAGCGCGAAATCGACGAGAAGAGGAAGCGTCTGGAAGAGGCCGAGAAGAAGCGTCAAGCTATGCTGCAGGCCATGAAAGACAAAGATAAGAAGGGACCGAACTTTACCATTACCAAGAAGGATAGCAAC TTCGGCATGTCCAACGCCCAGATGGAACGCAACAAGACTAAGGAAcagctggaggaggaaaagaaaatctcgCTCTCCTTCCGCATCAAGCCCCTGGAAGTCGACGGTCTGAGCGCCGATACGCTGCGCGCCCGTGCCACCGAGCTGTGGGAGACCATCGTCAAGCTGGAAACAGAAAAGTACGATCTGGAGGAAAGGCAAAAGCGTCAGGACTACGAC TTGAAAGAGTTGAAAGAAAGACAGAAGCAGCAGCTGAGACACAAGGCCTTGAAAAAGGGTCTAGATCCGGAAGCCCTCACCGGAAAGTACCCG CCCAAGATCCAGGTCGCCTCCAAATACGAACGTCGCGTCGATACCCGCTCCTACGACGACAAGAAGAAGCTGTTCGAGGGT GGCTACAGCGCGTATTATCAGGAGAAGATTAACAAAAAGTGGTCACAACGCCAGGAACTGTTTATGGCACGCACGAAGA CCAAACTTCCGAAGTGGTTCGGTGAGCGACCGGGCAAGAAGTCTGGCGAACCAGAAACCCCAGAAGGCGAGGACGAAGTCAAGCCTGACGATGAGGAAGTCGAGGAAGTGGAAGAGGAAGTCGTTGAGGAGGTGGTAA aagaagaagaagaagaagaagaggaagaagaggaagaagaagaagaagaagaagaagaagaataa
- the LOC128273532 gene encoding troponin T, skeletal muscle isoform X2 has protein sequence MSDDEEYSSEEEVVEETKEEQPAAKSEGDDPEFIKRQDQKRSDLDEQLKEYINEWRKQRAKEEDELKKLKDKQAKRKVSRAEEEQRMAQRKKEEEERRVREVEEKKQREIDEKRKRLEEAEKKRQAMLQAMKDKDKKGPNFTITKKDSNFGMSNAQMERNKTKEQLEEEKKISLSFRIKPLEVDGLSADTLRARATELWETIVKLETEKYDLEERQKRQDYDLKELKERQKQQLRHKALKKGLDPEALTGKYPPKIQVASKYERRVDTRSYDDKKKLFEGGFDTLNKEVLEKNWAERKEQFGGRQKSKLPKWFGERPGKKSGEPETPEGEDEVKPDDEEVEEVEEEVVEEVVEEEEEEEEEEEEEEEEEEEEEEE, from the exons ATGTCTGACGATGAAGAGTATTC CTCGGAGGAGGAGGTCGTCGAGGAAACCAAAGAAGAACA GCCGGCAGCTAAATCCGA gggAGACGATCCCGAGTTCATCAAGCGCCAGGACCAGAAGCGCTCAGACTTGGACGAACAGCTGAAGGAGTACATTAACGAGTGGCGCAAACAGCGAGCCAAGGAAGAGGATGAACTCAAGAAGCTCAAGGACAAACAGGCCAAGCGCAAGGTCTCGCGAGCGGAAGAGGAGCAGCGCATGGCTCAGCGCAAGAAGGAAGAAGAGGAGCGCCGCGTCCGGGAGGTCGAGGAGAAGAAGCAGCGCGAAATCGACGAGAAGAGGAAGCGTCTGGAAGAGGCCGAGAAGAAGCGTCAAGCTATGCTGCAGGCCATGAAAGACAAAGATAAGAAGGGACCGAACTTTACCATTACCAAGAAGGATAGCAAC TTCGGCATGTCCAACGCCCAGATGGAACGCAACAAGACTAAGGAAcagctggaggaggaaaagaaaatctcgCTCTCCTTCCGCATCAAGCCCCTGGAAGTCGACGGTCTGAGCGCCGATACGCTGCGCGCCCGTGCCACCGAGCTGTGGGAGACCATCGTCAAGCTGGAAACAGAAAAGTACGATCTGGAGGAAAGGCAAAAGCGTCAGGACTACGAC TTGAAAGAGTTGAAAGAAAGACAGAAGCAGCAGCTGAGACACAAGGCCTTGAAAAAGGGTCTAGATCCGGAAGCCCTCACCGGAAAGTACCCG CCCAAGATCCAGGTCGCCTCCAAATACGAACGTCGCGTCGATACCCGCTCCTACGACGACAAGAAGAAGCTGTTCGAGGGT GGCTTTGACACCCTGAACAAAGAGGTCCTCGAGAAGAACTGGGCCGAAAGGAAGGAGCAGTTCGGAGGCCGTCAGAAAT CCAAACTTCCGAAGTGGTTCGGTGAGCGACCGGGCAAGAAGTCTGGCGAACCAGAAACCCCAGAAGGCGAGGACGAAGTCAAGCCTGACGATGAGGAAGTCGAGGAAGTGGAAGAGGAAGTCGTTGAGGAGGTG gtcgaagaagaagaagaagaagaagaagaagaggaagaagaggaagaagaagaagaagaagaagaagaagaataa
- the LOC128273532 gene encoding troponin T, skeletal muscle isoform X7 has product MSDDEEYSGDDPEFIKRQDQKRSDLDEQLKEYINEWRKQRAKEEDELKKLKDKQAKRKVSRAEEEQRMAQRKKEEEERRVREVEEKKQREIDEKRKRLEEAEKKRQAMLQAMKDKDKKGPNFTITKKDSNFGMSNAQMERNKTKEQLEEEKKISLSFRIKPLEVDGLSADTLRARATELWETIVKLETEKYDLEERQKRQDYDLKELKERQKQQLRHKALKKGLDPEALTGKYPPKIQVASKYERRVDTRSYDDKKKLFEGGYSAYYQEKINKKWSQRQELFMARTKTKLPKWFGERPGKKSGEPETPEGEDEVKPDDEEVEEVEEEVVEEVVEEEEEEEEEEEEEEEEEEEEEEE; this is encoded by the exons ATGTCTGACGATGAAGAGTATTC gggAGACGATCCCGAGTTCATCAAGCGCCAGGACCAGAAGCGCTCAGACTTGGACGAACAGCTGAAGGAGTACATTAACGAGTGGCGCAAACAGCGAGCCAAGGAAGAGGATGAACTCAAGAAGCTCAAGGACAAACAGGCCAAGCGCAAGGTCTCGCGAGCGGAAGAGGAGCAGCGCATGGCTCAGCGCAAGAAGGAAGAAGAGGAGCGCCGCGTCCGGGAGGTCGAGGAGAAGAAGCAGCGCGAAATCGACGAGAAGAGGAAGCGTCTGGAAGAGGCCGAGAAGAAGCGTCAAGCTATGCTGCAGGCCATGAAAGACAAAGATAAGAAGGGACCGAACTTTACCATTACCAAGAAGGATAGCAAC TTCGGCATGTCCAACGCCCAGATGGAACGCAACAAGACTAAGGAAcagctggaggaggaaaagaaaatctcgCTCTCCTTCCGCATCAAGCCCCTGGAAGTCGACGGTCTGAGCGCCGATACGCTGCGCGCCCGTGCCACCGAGCTGTGGGAGACCATCGTCAAGCTGGAAACAGAAAAGTACGATCTGGAGGAAAGGCAAAAGCGTCAGGACTACGAC TTGAAAGAGTTGAAAGAAAGACAGAAGCAGCAGCTGAGACACAAGGCCTTGAAAAAGGGTCTAGATCCGGAAGCCCTCACCGGAAAGTACCCG CCCAAGATCCAGGTCGCCTCCAAATACGAACGTCGCGTCGATACCCGCTCCTACGACGACAAGAAGAAGCTGTTCGAGGGT GGCTACAGCGCGTATTATCAGGAGAAGATTAACAAAAAGTGGTCACAACGCCAGGAACTGTTTATGGCACGCACGAAGA CCAAACTTCCGAAGTGGTTCGGTGAGCGACCGGGCAAGAAGTCTGGCGAACCAGAAACCCCAGAAGGCGAGGACGAAGTCAAGCCTGACGATGAGGAAGTCGAGGAAGTGGAAGAGGAAGTCGTTGAGGAGGTG gtcgaagaagaagaagaagaagaagaagaagaggaagaagaggaagaagaagaagaagaagaagaagaagaataa
- the LOC128273532 gene encoding troponin T, skeletal muscle isoform X3, producing the protein MSDDEEYSSEEEVVEETKEEQPAAKSEGDDPEFIKRQDQKRSDLDEQLKEYINEWRKQRAKEEDELKKLKDKQAKRKVSRAEEEQRMAQRKKEEEERRVREVEEKKQREIDEKRKRLEEAEKKRQAMLQAMKDKDKKGPNFTITKKDSNFGMSNAQMERNKTKEQLEEEKKISLSFRIKPLEVDGLSADTLRARATELWETIVKLETEKYDLEERQKRQDYDLKELKERQKQQLRHKALKKGLDPEALTGKYPPKIQVASKYERRVDTRSYDDKKKLFEGGYSAYYQEKINKKWSQRQELFMARTKTKLPKWFGERPGKKSGEPETPEGEDEVKPDDEEVEEVEEEVVEEVVKEEEEEEEEEEEEEEEEEEEEE; encoded by the exons ATGTCTGACGATGAAGAGTATTC CTCGGAGGAGGAGGTCGTCGAGGAAACCAAAGAAGAACA GCCGGCAGCTAAATCCGA gggAGACGATCCCGAGTTCATCAAGCGCCAGGACCAGAAGCGCTCAGACTTGGACGAACAGCTGAAGGAGTACATTAACGAGTGGCGCAAACAGCGAGCCAAGGAAGAGGATGAACTCAAGAAGCTCAAGGACAAACAGGCCAAGCGCAAGGTCTCGCGAGCGGAAGAGGAGCAGCGCATGGCTCAGCGCAAGAAGGAAGAAGAGGAGCGCCGCGTCCGGGAGGTCGAGGAGAAGAAGCAGCGCGAAATCGACGAGAAGAGGAAGCGTCTGGAAGAGGCCGAGAAGAAGCGTCAAGCTATGCTGCAGGCCATGAAAGACAAAGATAAGAAGGGACCGAACTTTACCATTACCAAGAAGGATAGCAAC TTCGGCATGTCCAACGCCCAGATGGAACGCAACAAGACTAAGGAAcagctggaggaggaaaagaaaatctcgCTCTCCTTCCGCATCAAGCCCCTGGAAGTCGACGGTCTGAGCGCCGATACGCTGCGCGCCCGTGCCACCGAGCTGTGGGAGACCATCGTCAAGCTGGAAACAGAAAAGTACGATCTGGAGGAAAGGCAAAAGCGTCAGGACTACGAC TTGAAAGAGTTGAAAGAAAGACAGAAGCAGCAGCTGAGACACAAGGCCTTGAAAAAGGGTCTAGATCCGGAAGCCCTCACCGGAAAGTACCCG CCCAAGATCCAGGTCGCCTCCAAATACGAACGTCGCGTCGATACCCGCTCCTACGACGACAAGAAGAAGCTGTTCGAGGGT GGCTACAGCGCGTATTATCAGGAGAAGATTAACAAAAAGTGGTCACAACGCCAGGAACTGTTTATGGCACGCACGAAGA CCAAACTTCCGAAGTGGTTCGGTGAGCGACCGGGCAAGAAGTCTGGCGAACCAGAAACCCCAGAAGGCGAGGACGAAGTCAAGCCTGACGATGAGGAAGTCGAGGAAGTGGAAGAGGAAGTCGTTGAGGAGGTGGTAA aagaagaagaagaagaagaagaagaggaagaagaggaagaagaagaagaagaagaagaagaagaataa
- the LOC128273532 gene encoding troponin T, skeletal muscle isoform X5 yields the protein MSDDEEYSSEEEVVEETKEEQPAAKSEGDDPEFIKRQDQKRSDLDEQLKEYINEWRKQRAKEEDELKKLKDKQAKRKVSRAEEEQRMAQRKKEEEERRVREVEEKKQREIDEKRKRLEEAEKKRQAMLQAMKDKDKKGPNFTITKKDSNFGMSNAQMERNKTKEQLEEEKKISLSFRIKPLEVDGLSADTLRARATELWETIVKLETEKYDLEERQKRQDYDLKELKERQKQQLRHKALKKGLDPEALTGKYPPKIQVASKYERRVDTRSYDDKKKLFEGGFDTLNKEVLEKNWAERKEQFGGRQKSKLPKWFGERPGKKSGEPETPEGEDEVKPDDEEVEEVEEEVVEEVVSSVEEEEEEEEEEEEEEEEEEEEEEE from the exons ATGTCTGACGATGAAGAGTATTC CTCGGAGGAGGAGGTCGTCGAGGAAACCAAAGAAGAACA GCCGGCAGCTAAATCCGA gggAGACGATCCCGAGTTCATCAAGCGCCAGGACCAGAAGCGCTCAGACTTGGACGAACAGCTGAAGGAGTACATTAACGAGTGGCGCAAACAGCGAGCCAAGGAAGAGGATGAACTCAAGAAGCTCAAGGACAAACAGGCCAAGCGCAAGGTCTCGCGAGCGGAAGAGGAGCAGCGCATGGCTCAGCGCAAGAAGGAAGAAGAGGAGCGCCGCGTCCGGGAGGTCGAGGAGAAGAAGCAGCGCGAAATCGACGAGAAGAGGAAGCGTCTGGAAGAGGCCGAGAAGAAGCGTCAAGCTATGCTGCAGGCCATGAAAGACAAAGATAAGAAGGGACCGAACTTTACCATTACCAAGAAGGATAGCAAC TTCGGCATGTCCAACGCCCAGATGGAACGCAACAAGACTAAGGAAcagctggaggaggaaaagaaaatctcgCTCTCCTTCCGCATCAAGCCCCTGGAAGTCGACGGTCTGAGCGCCGATACGCTGCGCGCCCGTGCCACCGAGCTGTGGGAGACCATCGTCAAGCTGGAAACAGAAAAGTACGATCTGGAGGAAAGGCAAAAGCGTCAGGACTACGAC TTGAAAGAGTTGAAAGAAAGACAGAAGCAGCAGCTGAGACACAAGGCCTTGAAAAAGGGTCTAGATCCGGAAGCCCTCACCGGAAAGTACCCG CCCAAGATCCAGGTCGCCTCCAAATACGAACGTCGCGTCGATACCCGCTCCTACGACGACAAGAAGAAGCTGTTCGAGGGT GGCTTTGACACCCTGAACAAAGAGGTCCTCGAGAAGAACTGGGCCGAAAGGAAGGAGCAGTTCGGAGGCCGTCAGAAAT CCAAACTTCCGAAGTGGTTCGGTGAGCGACCGGGCAAGAAGTCTGGCGAACCAGAAACCCCAGAAGGCGAGGACGAAGTCAAGCCTGACGATGAGGAAGTCGAGGAAGTGGAAGAGGAAGTCGTTGAGGAGGTGGTAAGTAGC gtcgaagaagaagaagaagaagaagaagaagaggaagaagaggaagaagaagaagaagaagaagaagaagaataa
- the LOC128273532 gene encoding troponin T, skeletal muscle isoform X1: MSDDEEYSSEEEVVEETKEEQPAAKSEGDDPEFIKRQDQKRSDLDEQLKEYINEWRKQRAKEEDELKKLKDKQAKRKVSRAEEEQRMAQRKKEEEERRVREVEEKKQREIDEKRKRLEEAEKKRQAMLQAMKDKDKKGPNFTITKKDSNFGMSNAQMERNKTKEQLEEEKKISLSFRIKPLEVDGLSADTLRARATELWETIVKLETEKYDLEERQKRQDYDLKELKERQKQQLRHKALKKGLDPEALTGKYPPKIQVASKYERRVDTRSYDDKKKLFEGGYSAYYQEKINKKWSQRQELFMARTKTKLPKWFGERPGKKSGEPETPEGEDEVKPDDEEVEEVEEEVVEEVVEEEEEEEEEEEEEEEEEEEEEEE; this comes from the exons ATGTCTGACGATGAAGAGTATTC CTCGGAGGAGGAGGTCGTCGAGGAAACCAAAGAAGAACA GCCGGCAGCTAAATCCGA gggAGACGATCCCGAGTTCATCAAGCGCCAGGACCAGAAGCGCTCAGACTTGGACGAACAGCTGAAGGAGTACATTAACGAGTGGCGCAAACAGCGAGCCAAGGAAGAGGATGAACTCAAGAAGCTCAAGGACAAACAGGCCAAGCGCAAGGTCTCGCGAGCGGAAGAGGAGCAGCGCATGGCTCAGCGCAAGAAGGAAGAAGAGGAGCGCCGCGTCCGGGAGGTCGAGGAGAAGAAGCAGCGCGAAATCGACGAGAAGAGGAAGCGTCTGGAAGAGGCCGAGAAGAAGCGTCAAGCTATGCTGCAGGCCATGAAAGACAAAGATAAGAAGGGACCGAACTTTACCATTACCAAGAAGGATAGCAAC TTCGGCATGTCCAACGCCCAGATGGAACGCAACAAGACTAAGGAAcagctggaggaggaaaagaaaatctcgCTCTCCTTCCGCATCAAGCCCCTGGAAGTCGACGGTCTGAGCGCCGATACGCTGCGCGCCCGTGCCACCGAGCTGTGGGAGACCATCGTCAAGCTGGAAACAGAAAAGTACGATCTGGAGGAAAGGCAAAAGCGTCAGGACTACGAC TTGAAAGAGTTGAAAGAAAGACAGAAGCAGCAGCTGAGACACAAGGCCTTGAAAAAGGGTCTAGATCCGGAAGCCCTCACCGGAAAGTACCCG CCCAAGATCCAGGTCGCCTCCAAATACGAACGTCGCGTCGATACCCGCTCCTACGACGACAAGAAGAAGCTGTTCGAGGGT GGCTACAGCGCGTATTATCAGGAGAAGATTAACAAAAAGTGGTCACAACGCCAGGAACTGTTTATGGCACGCACGAAGA CCAAACTTCCGAAGTGGTTCGGTGAGCGACCGGGCAAGAAGTCTGGCGAACCAGAAACCCCAGAAGGCGAGGACGAAGTCAAGCCTGACGATGAGGAAGTCGAGGAAGTGGAAGAGGAAGTCGTTGAGGAGGTG gtcgaagaagaagaagaagaagaagaagaagaggaagaagaggaagaagaagaagaagaagaagaagaagaataa